One Scophthalmus maximus strain ysfricsl-2021 chromosome 7, ASM2237912v1, whole genome shotgun sequence genomic window, taaCGGAAATCATACAGAAAATGATAAAGCAGTGTTGTGCTCACCCGTCAATAATGAGGTGCTCATATGGGGCCTTCTTGTCGCAGACTGGACACACCCAGGTCGGCTTCTTCTCATTCATTTGGATATAAAGTGTAGCATCAAAGCATTGAAGGTGTGAGCATGTTAGGGCCCTGCAGGGGATTGTCAGTCTCATCTTTCCcagcttaaaaaacaaaacacaagcacatgttAGACACACGTCAATTTTCTTACTATATAAAATACCACCAAGGACAAAATATTGCAAACGGCACCTGACCAATGTAAAAggcgtttttgttttgtatttgctaAATAATACAGTTCTTTACtagtgtgtaaaataaaaaaagtttttttgaatCAAGAAGTATAGTAGATGATAGTATTTACAGGACAAAGGAGAGAGACTCGTAGACTGGTGGTGGCGATCTCACTCTCTGGATCAGCGGTCAGTTTTTCTTTAACTGCGACAAAGAACAAGAAAATCCCAAAGATCAATAcgagaataaaaaataaatacttgacTAATACACAGATGATGTAAAGAGAAACACTACACTGGGATTTAgctccacatacagtaaacaatACAAAGAGATCACAGAGGAATGTTTATCTTCTATGCGTCTGTAAAGAATCTGAAGGAAGACAACAATGGCCCTTTTCAAAAGTTCTCCTGGAATCTTTGAGGAACTGAAATCCTTTGCAGAACTTAGTTCCCTTTTTACGTCCTATGATCAATTATTAAACGAAATAAGTGATGTGACAGTCTATTCCATTTCCTACTACTTTCTGGCAGATGTAGTGCAAAAGCAAGTTGTATAAGAAAATCAAGTGACAACTTACTCAGAGCTCTCGAGTGGTCAGGGTTCCTAATTCCTTTGGCCCGTAGTCTTTGCAACAACACTGCAGATGACTGCTGTCTCACCAAATATACAGCCATGGAAAAGCTCTaacaaaagagataaaaacaatgaGTAAAAAGGTCCAGCTGAAGTGAGTAAAGTTTCATAAAAACTGCCAATATTCTGATTTGGATATTCTTACCCTCCCGATTTCTGAAGTCCATGACACCACAATTGTGTTGGGGACTGTGGTGGACAGCCGGACGAGAGAGGTTATGTTAATAGGTCGACTGGGCCTTTTTGGTTCAACCCCATTCTTGGTGGGAGGAAGATATCCCTGCAGACAAAACATCCATGACCTTGATTGTCAGTAACTGGTGGTGCTGTGCAGtcaaaaaagagacaaaagattCATGTCAAACTGTCTGGACTCACCGGGAGATTACAGGCTTTGCCAttcaccttcacacacaggTTAGGGGGGAAATGATCCTCCTGGGGACAGCTCGTCTCTGATAAACAGaatctgaaaatgaagaaaattggCATTACATAAGTGATAAGTTTGAATACAGAGGGACTAATGTCAAAAGTGTCATAATGCCAACAATGTCTGCATTGTTTGCTGTAAAGTTTAACTTGAGGTAATGGAAGCAGCTATATTTGCTTGAATGTAAAATATCCAAAAGCTATACTCATGGAATTGAACTcaattttttaaagcaaattttGGAATCGGGGGTTTGTTAATACTGTGCTTAAActgtgttgttcatttttttggatttaaaatTTCTCAAGTTcactttgatttaaaacaaacaccccCTCATACCTCTTTCCAACGTTCAGAACCTGTTCTCACGGTAATTTGTCGTGATTTCTAGCTTTGTCATTTAACATCACCTGTAACTGTAACTGCACTTCTGGTTAAGTTAAAACTTAGGTTTTATCTTCTTAAGTCTTGATATGAACGCCACACTCGGCCACAGGGATGTTTCTACGATGTGTGCAGCTACATTATTAGacaaaaaagacaggaagtgaaagaacTACATAAGTGACATGGTTATTTCTGGCAGCTTCAAAACATCAGATGCTAAACACAGAACCACTATTCACttataaacaaacaatttgattaaaataaaaagtttttatgcTCAGAGGAAAAGTCAGCTTGTTAGACATACCTTAACTGGACTTGAACAGAAAAGTCACATTTGGTCCCAGATATGtcccttaaaaataaaaagagaagtcAGGTCGGAGTGGTCACAGCAGCTtaacaaagatatttaataatcacTACTCGGTTTATTGTGATCGCTTACATTATCGGCTAAAACCGGCTTTCTAAATCAAGTAAACAGTCAAATGTGAAGGGTTTGATATTTGTAATGCTATCActgtattatttgttatttcatctcatcttctttgaagaagaagacagtTTGCACCACAGCTTTCTCACTTACATGGAGCTGCTGATCTGTTGAACTTGCTGTGGTGTTAATGCAAAGGCATAACACGATTCCTGGAACCGTTGACTATTGTCTGAGGCTACgagaaaggaaacagaaacagagcgTGACAGTCAGAGGAGAGAAGCTTTTAACACTGGACACAGAGCCGAGAAAGAAGTGGTGGACTCACCCAGGCTGGTAGGCTTGATGAGCTCATCCAGCACGTCGTAGAATGGCAGTCTCTGGAGTTTGACATCAGGGTGTACTGGGTGCAGGGCGGAGGGAAGGTGAGGCAAACTCAGCTCATGTTTAGGCCCCAGTAAAGAAACAGGCAGCAGAGGTGACGGGGAGCCGTGGCTGTCAAATCCCAGCTGGGCGAGGCCGGCGGGCAGGCTGGAGGCCGAGTGAACACCGGGCAGAGCTAAGTCCACTGGCGAAACCATTTTGGTGGGGAAGCGCCGTCTGTAGAGCTCTTTGATCTTCATGTGCACGGCAGGACTACAGCCAGCCTTGAGTAGGTGGAGAGCTTTGGTCAAAAGTTCATGTTTGCGTCCGTGCTTATTCCGCCCCGCATACCCCAACAACACCTGGAGCTCCGAAACTCGAAGGCTCATTACCATTTGCTGGTGAAAAGTgaagagtggaaaaaaatggtCTATTAAACCATGGAGAACACATTTATACTACTCTGATGTAGAGAGACGAAGTTTCTTTTCCATTTGGACTTCATTGTTTAAAACATTATATCAAAACTTGCTAGTCTGGTTTAAAACCTTTACTATCATGCAAATCGTCCGAACCCTTAACATTTTTACATCTGAAACATACTTGGAGCTGGAAGAATACAATAATCTATTTGAACTTTGTCCCAATCAATGACCAACAATATAAACTCCACCATAAACTGTATTTACCAATCCTGGCCACGCAGACATGATTTTGGCCGAGGTAGCCCACTGGCTAAGAGCAGAGACGACATATATCTTATAATCAATCTTGATTTcccggaatttcccagtttgggatcaaagGGCATGTATCTATCTTATCCATCTAtcttatctatccatctatatctatatagttTTTTAGCCTTAAATAAAGCGGCAATACCTACTGCAAGTGAAATTACAGGGTGTGGAcacactaaaacaaaaatatgtacaaagtaatagaaaattcaaaacaacagaGGCCTCCTGAGACAGTGTCACAGAAAGGTTGATTCAGCTTTagtcttcttttccccccagaaaGTAGTGTGTGATGCTGAATTACACTATATTTGATTCTCAACGAAATATGAAACATcctatatacacacatatatatatatatatatatatatatatatatatatatatatatatatatatatatatatctgtatattatatatagtcaCATAGAGAAACACCACCCTGTACTGTAACAACAGTGCAGAGATCCGTTAACAGGGGGAGAACCAATCAAACCACACGTTTCGCGGTTGTATTGAGTGTTTCATCTGTTGGTTACCAACATTACAACAGTAAGTGGAAGGAGACATCATAAACCAGCTGACAGCCCCTGGATGACTCTGGTAGGGTCTGACTTAAATACtcacatttacataatttgCTGTATGTCGTGTGTTCGGACAGTACACGGTACTACTGTGCACAGTAACCATATATCAAGGCTTAACATCAAATGTGGTCAGAAATGAGGCTAACGGTGATGGAAGCTAAACTGCGCTTGTCTTCCAGGCAATAGACCGAGCCCGTTTTTAAGCGACACCGCGACTCGGCATGTGAACTGCTGATACTATCGTGTGAATACAACTCCAGTGCAGCTAAGTTCGCTGACGTGATTGTGGCGTTCGTCGCCTTTTATCTAAAGGCGATATGTGGCCTTATCTGCCGGCGAGCCGCTCAGCAGGGACAGGCTAACGCAGCGTCGGCAACAATAACAAAGCTAATGCTAACgagccagccagccagctaACAGTCTGTCTGCCGCCCGCTGCGTCGTTGTTTCGTTGTTATTCGCTTCGATCGCAGCACTCCTCGGAACTCTACTGTCAAGTAACACTGGCGCtactgttttaatttgaaatcttGTTGTGTGAAACGTATATTTGTCAAGCTAAGGCAGAGGCTAGCTTTACCTTCAGTTCCGCACTCTCCGCCATCTTGTTGTACTGGCTGCGCATGTGCAACAGTCAGCCCCAAGGGACGGA contains:
- the pias1b gene encoding E3 SUMO-protein ligase PIAS1 isoform X1, with protein sequence MRSQYNKMAESAELKQMVMSLRVSELQVLLGYAGRNKHGRKHELLTKALHLLKAGCSPAVHMKIKELYRRRFPTKMVSPVDLALPGVHSASSLPAGLAQLGFDSHGSPSPLLPVSLLGPKHELSLPHLPSALHPVHPDVKLQRLPFYDVLDELIKPTSLASDNSQRFQESCYAFALTPQQVQQISSSMDISGTKCDFSVQVQLRFCLSETSCPQEDHFPPNLCVKVNGKACNLPGYLPPTKNGVEPKRPSRPINITSLVRLSTTVPNTIVVSWTSEIGRSFSMAVYLVRQQSSAVLLQRLRAKGIRNPDHSRALIKEKLTADPESEIATTSLRVSLLCPLGKMRLTIPCRALTCSHLQCFDATLYIQMNEKKPTWVCPVCDKKAPYEHLIIDGLFMEILNSCSDCDEIQFKEDGNWSPMRSKKEVQEVSASYNGVDSDSSRTDPHEHKRGSSNNNSKKVDVIDLTLDSSSEDELDDEPPLKRACPSMSPVSPPANKGVLNLHSQGSPVSRAPSMPPVETSYIPPPPPLIQDYRHYYHTTSDLPDLNFFSFLQGDNQHYNMVMAAAAAASASEDHELLLNRFLPYGSSQMLREQPGTPGSSTLAATNGGSNSGSTSSLVSSSSLRDRDKERDRDRDRDRDSQAISGLSRSSVEAAAAAAIYGSISDVISLD
- the pias1b gene encoding E3 SUMO-protein ligase PIAS1 isoform X2, whose product is MRSQYNKMAESAELKAGCSPAVHMKIKELYRRRFPTKMVSPVDLALPGVHSASSLPAGLAQLGFDSHGSPSPLLPVSLLGPKHELSLPHLPSALHPVHPDVKLQRLPFYDVLDELIKPTSLASDNSQRFQESCYAFALTPQQVQQISSSMDISGTKCDFSVQVQLRFCLSETSCPQEDHFPPNLCVKVNGKACNLPGYLPPTKNGVEPKRPSRPINITSLVRLSTTVPNTIVVSWTSEIGRSFSMAVYLVRQQSSAVLLQRLRAKGIRNPDHSRALIKEKLTADPESEIATTSLRVSLLCPLGKMRLTIPCRALTCSHLQCFDATLYIQMNEKKPTWVCPVCDKKAPYEHLIIDGLFMEILNSCSDCDEIQFKEDGNWSPMRSKKEVQEVSASYNGVDSDSSRTDPHEHKRGSSNNNSKKVDVIDLTLDSSSEDELDDEPPLKRACPSMSPVSPPANKGVLNLHSQGSPVSRAPSMPPVETSYIPPPPPLIQDYRHYYHTTSDLPDLNFFSFLQGDNQHYNMVMAAAAAASASEDHELLLNRFLPYGSSQMLREQPGTPGSSTLAATNGGSNSGSTSSLVSSSSLRDRDKERDRDRDRDRDSQAISGLSRSSVEAAAAAAIYGSISDVISLD